A stretch of the Candidatus Methylomirabilis tolerans genome encodes the following:
- a CDS encoding type II toxin-antitoxin system RelE/ParE family toxin has product MKRFGVEWAQPASKDLENIIDYISQDNVDTAITIFEKIKSKCSALNQFPDRGRIVPELKAYGILSYRELIVSPWDSDHLSLIHKEDVRNKPLRRMA; this is encoded by the coding sequence ATGAAAAGATTCGGGGTTGAGTGGGCTCAGCCAGCGAGTAAAGATTTAGAAAATATTATAGACTATATCTCCCAAGATAATGTTGATACCGCTATTACCATCTTCGAGAAAATAAAATCAAAATGTAGCGCATTGAATCAATTCCCCGATAGAGGCAGAATTGTTCCCGAACTTAAAGCATATGGCATATTGAGTTATCGGGAATTAATCGTTTCACCTTGGGACAGCGACCATTTGAGCTTGATACACAAAGAGGATGTGCGCAACAAACCACTCCGGCGGATGGCGTAA
- a CDS encoding type II toxin-antitoxin system Phd/YefM family antitoxin: MKIKEDIQPISYLKSRSADLISQINETHRPVIITQNGEPRAVIQDAESYEKTINSLNLMRILAHGEKAIQKGDTIKQGDLFKHIDETLMKRKTHK, encoded by the coding sequence ATGAAAATTAAAGAAGACATTCAACCCATTTCTTATTTGAAGTCTCGGTCTGCTGATTTAATATCCCAAATTAACGAAACTCATAGGCCAGTGATAATTACTCAGAATGGTGAACCACGTGCAGTCATTCAGGACGCGGAGTCCTATGAAAAAACAATCAATTCTCTAAACTTGATGAGAATATTAGCGCATGGAGAGAAAGCCATCCAAAAAGGGGATACCATAAAACAGGGAGACCTTTTTAAGCACATTGATGAAACGTTAATGAAAAGGAAGACACATAAATAG